TCGCATGGAGATAAGAACAGGCTGTAAAATAGTTAAAAATGAATTTCTTTGTCCGAATGGAAAATTTAAAGTCGATTGACCCACTATTATACTCTAAATTGACCCATCAAAAAAAATATTAGCTTTAAATAAAGAAAAATGCATTTTAACCCGGGTCATTTTCAATTATAATAATCTACAATATATACTATTTCTTTTTAGCATTAATCTTTCTTACAGAATCCCCGGTAAGTTCAATCTTGTGTGCTGTATGTACAATTCTGTCCAGGATTGCGTCAGCTACTGTAGGATCACCAATTGCATCATACCGGCTTTCGACAGGAAGTTGTGATGTTATTATGATTGATTTTAATCCGTGTCTGTCTTCTATTATTTCCATAAGGATTGACCTTTCCCTGGCATCCAGTCCTATAAGAAACAGATCGTCAAGAATCAGCAGTTGACACTTTTCTATTTTTTTCATCTCAGATTCTATAGTGCCCTTGTTTTTGGCAATTTTAAGCTGTCCCATAAGCTTTGACGCATTTGAATACAAAGTCTTTATTCCATTCTTACATGCCTCATATCCTATGGCTGAAGCTATATAGCTTTTACCTGTACCGGAGCTTCCCGTG
The Bacteroides caecimuris DNA segment above includes these coding regions:
- the istB gene encoding IS21-like element helper ATPase IstB, coding for MTSNNKTSRTVGKNMDRIMELLSKLRFYGMLETYRNDCRTTSSDGMTNDEFLKWLLESEYDYRRNVSIERLIKSANFRYKAYMEKIDYTIKRNLDRNQLERLASLDFIRDGQNVFITGSSGTGKSYIASAIGYEACKNGIKTLYSNASKLMGQLKIAKNKGTIESEMKKIEKCQLLILDDLFLIGLDARERSILMEIIEDRHGLKSIIITSQLPVESRYDAIGDPTVADAILDRIVHTAHKIELTGDSVRKINAKKK